Proteins encoded in a region of the Saccharothrix ecbatanensis genome:
- a CDS encoding DegT/DnrJ/EryC1/StrS family aminotransferase: MTIQFFPPDLFDRDLLLEVVEQVGLTADQKFILGERTAEFEAVLRDSLGVADAVACGSGTSALTLVLHAMGVGPGDEVIVPAYGCAPLASAPLLLGATPVFADVDPWTMVVDPAEVDKLVTERTKVVMPAHMFSVMADMPALRRIATAAGARLLEDSAVGQGGVLAGRPAGTWGDAGVFSFVQVKTFGMPGEGGMVVTGDPALGRAVRMLRNHGQDGGQRFVHHRVGYNSRFDEVMAAFQLRRFATLPDRLERRARIGEYYTDRFAGLEGRGVLAPPPGRDGRCFYVYSLLADRRDALRDHLTARGIGTHIYYQAPLPRQPAFAGHAQPDRDWPAAASAARRQLAIPIHPHLTDAEVEHIADEVCRFAATPGPTA; this comes from the coding sequence GTGACGATCCAGTTCTTCCCACCGGACCTGTTCGACCGCGACCTGCTGCTGGAGGTGGTGGAGCAGGTCGGGCTGACCGCGGACCAGAAGTTCATCCTCGGCGAGCGCACGGCGGAGTTCGAGGCGGTGCTGCGGGACTCGCTCGGCGTCGCGGACGCGGTGGCGTGCGGCAGCGGCACTTCCGCGTTGACGCTGGTGCTGCACGCGATGGGCGTGGGGCCGGGCGACGAGGTGATCGTGCCCGCGTACGGGTGCGCGCCGCTGGCGTCCGCGCCGTTGCTGCTGGGCGCGACGCCGGTGTTCGCCGACGTGGACCCGTGGACGATGGTGGTCGACCCGGCCGAGGTGGACAAGCTCGTCACCGAGCGCACGAAGGTCGTCATGCCCGCGCACATGTTCTCGGTGATGGCGGACATGCCCGCGTTGCGGCGGATCGCCACCGCGGCGGGCGCGCGGCTGCTGGAGGACTCCGCGGTCGGGCAGGGCGGTGTGCTCGCCGGTCGGCCCGCCGGGACCTGGGGCGACGCGGGCGTGTTCTCGTTCGTGCAAGTCAAGACGTTCGGGATGCCCGGTGAGGGCGGCATGGTCGTCACCGGAGACCCGGCGCTCGGCCGGGCGGTGCGGATGCTGCGCAACCACGGCCAGGACGGCGGGCAGCGGTTCGTGCACCACCGGGTCGGCTACAACAGCCGGTTCGACGAGGTGATGGCCGCGTTCCAGCTGCGCCGGTTCGCCACCCTGCCCGACCGGTTGGAACGGCGGGCGCGGATCGGCGAGTACTACACCGACCGGTTCGCCGGGCTGGAGGGCCGGGGCGTCCTCGCGCCGCCGCCGGGCCGGGACGGGCGCTGCTTCTACGTCTACTCGCTGCTGGCCGACCGGCGTGACGCGCTGCGCGACCACCTGACCGCCCGCGGCATCGGCACGCACATCTACTACCAGGCCCCGCTGCCGCGCCAGCCCGCGTTCGCCGGGCACGCGCAGCCGGACCGCGACTGGCCGGCCGCCGCATCGGCCGCGCGGCGCCAACTGGCCATCCCGATCCACCCCCACCTGACCGACGCGGAGGTGGAGCACATCGCCGACGAAGTCTGCCGGTTCGCGGCCACACCCGGTCCCACGGCCTGA
- a CDS encoding UbiA family prenyltransferase → MTTTVAPGSTGAYVKLAKLDIVDYYLGVLVVWALLAPALRLDGGVLATMGVFLVGEVFVIVAMVALDDLTGYRDGSDIANYAPDAPARKLNRKPLVAGTLTEPQVLRFGLITAVVGAAVWLGALAIAPHRPMWTLVLVAVTYFFALQYSWGVKLSYHGFQEFFLAALGWALVIAPYGLVTGGVDGVVVVQALIFGLGPLLFGVYSNTNDVAGDRRVGRPTVAALTSPRGNMLFVAGVSACELLLILALPLVGGPWWFPLALLPTILLRARQLRVGFGEGDILRARRIGIDVHRVTVVTLVVVNLVVR, encoded by the coding sequence ATGACGACCACCGTCGCGCCCGGATCCACCGGTGCGTACGTGAAGCTCGCCAAGCTCGACATCGTCGACTACTACCTCGGCGTCCTGGTGGTGTGGGCGCTGCTCGCGCCCGCGCTGCGGCTGGACGGCGGCGTGCTGGCCACGATGGGGGTGTTCCTGGTCGGCGAGGTGTTCGTGATCGTCGCGATGGTCGCCCTGGACGACCTCACCGGGTACCGGGACGGCAGCGACATCGCGAACTACGCCCCCGACGCCCCGGCGCGCAAGCTCAACCGCAAACCGCTCGTCGCGGGCACCCTCACCGAGCCGCAGGTGCTGCGGTTCGGGCTGATCACGGCGGTGGTCGGCGCGGCGGTGTGGCTGGGCGCGCTGGCGATCGCACCACACCGTCCGATGTGGACTCTTGTGCTGGTCGCGGTCACGTACTTCTTCGCCCTCCAGTACTCGTGGGGCGTCAAGCTGAGCTACCACGGCTTCCAGGAGTTCTTCCTGGCGGCGTTGGGCTGGGCGCTGGTGATCGCGCCGTACGGCCTGGTCACCGGCGGGGTGGACGGCGTGGTGGTCGTGCAGGCGCTCATCTTCGGCCTGGGGCCGCTGCTGTTCGGCGTCTACTCCAACACCAACGACGTGGCGGGCGACCGGCGGGTCGGCCGGCCGACGGTGGCCGCGCTGACGTCACCGCGCGGGAACATGCTTTTCGTCGCGGGCGTCTCGGCGTGCGAGCTGCTGCTGATCCTGGCGCTGCCGCTGGTCGGCGGGCCGTGGTGGTTCCCGCTCGCGCTGCTGCCCACGATCCTGTTGCGGGCCAGGCAGTTGCGGGTCGGTTTCGGCGAGGGCGACATCCTGCGGGCCCGGCGGATCGGCATCGACGTGCACCGGGTGACCGTGGTGACGCTGGTCGTGGTGAACCTGGTGGTCCGGTGA